The sequence below is a genomic window from Sander lucioperca isolate FBNREF2018 chromosome 6, SLUC_FBN_1.2, whole genome shotgun sequence.
ACATTTTGCACAGTCCTACACAAAACTGTTCAGAATTTTACATTATCTCTTGACTTGTCTCTTGACTTTTGCACTGTATTTATGGTTATATGCACCAAAACACCAAGAAAAATTCGTTGTGCAAACCTACCTGGCAATAAACCTGTTTCTGATACTTAAGTGTGCTACAATATCAAACCTTGTTTCACTTTATCTTTAATTGTTTGTCACCCAGGGCCCATACGATGTGGTGCTTCTGCCAGGAGGAATGCCAGGGGCCCAGAATCTGGCAGAGGTGAGAAATACTCTGACTGCCTGTAAATtgcttaggctacattttaaacataacattttaaatatttcaatataACATTAAATACTTGTGACTAAATAAGAAGGGAACAAAGGTAAAGTTTTGGAAAAATACATCCCTGTTTAACTTGTTAATAGTTTAACACTCAAAAACTCAGCTCACCTGCCTCTTCAAGACAGTGTGGGTGTggtttgatcagatttgattgaCAGTTGCCCAGAAAcagattctgattccaatttgGCTAAATCCTGATTGGTTCATGGGAGCATGttgtctcacattgccagacttatctgcacagtgctgtggagtaaggtctggctcctccacacatacattgcaggacaggagaaaaaaacgctccgggttgtttgcatttctttaaaccaatcacaatcgtcttgggtggagCTAAAATCTGGACTCAGCAATGATGTCTCTGCACAATCTTCCCActttaaacaaatgaaaagagCAGAAACATTTATGTGAAATAACAAAAACTGTTCCAACTTTGGTGGAAGATTTTGTAGTCATAGGACACCATTCATCATAGTAAGAAGCTGactgagaaaatgtgttttgaggGTCCTTAACTTGAGGGCCTTACTAGCATTGATTGACGAAAATGATTGACTTATTCTCTATTTTTCTCTATCCCTCTGTGCTACAGAGCTGGCATACAGGAATGACTGCTCACTCTTTTAGTGTtctcaaaaaagtaaaagttatTTGATTCTATGAAATTCAATATTTTCAAACTAATTTGATAGATGAGATAAGGCAAAGACCATGTTTAGTTAAAAATATTGCTCCTGATTTTGATTAATAAATATGTGGTTGTATTGAAACAATGATGGGTTAATTTTGATGTGTTTAAAACATTGCCAGTTTGTTCCAATGATTATACCACAGTCAGCATATACACTGTACAATCACATGGCCTGCAAATGACTCACTGTGCGTCTGGTTTCCATGCTCTCTTGCAGTCTCCTGCTGTGAAGGAGGTGCTGAAGGATCAAGATGGCAGAAAAGGCCTCATTGCAGCCATCTGTGCAGGTACAGTTGATGAAAACAAAGTCATAATTATACAGTACCAGCCTCTAATAGTTATGCCTTTTCTGTGTGTTAAAGTTTAAATATGAGTagaaagcaacacacacaccacttgcTTTATCTCCTTTGTGGTGCAGGGAATTAATTAGCCCGAAGATCCATTTCCAAAGAAAATTCCCACACACACTTGTCGCCTCTGCATTGGTACCAGGTGACAAGTGTGAGTTCATATAACCCTAACCTGCAAAGCAAAAGTGacaagttttaaaaatatcatgACCTCAAATGTGACCATCATGTTGGTGCTTTCATTCAAATAGATTTAAATTACCCAACCTATACAGTGCAGTTTATTCTGATGCTTGCAGTAATAGAGCAATACATGTACTCACAGTCATTTTCCATATCCAATCAAACCAGTTTGACAATCCAGTGATGTAAATAATAAACCATGCACTATGCTATCATGAGCTCTGCAAACGTGTTTAACTAGGAACAACACTATATGTATGATATTGTGGTTTAAAACCTACCAAGCTAATGTTGTGCCAGTAAATGGGATTTGGTTTGGCTCGCAAATAGAATCTTGGACAGAAAACATGTGCAGTTTTTATATGCACATGGCAATGGATTCAGATTTTGGTATTTTAGTAACTGGATGTGCTCTTGAAAGAGTTCATCACGtaccttaaaaaaataaaaaacatacagttaacaaatcagaatcagctttattggccaagtttgcgcaaaacaaacaagtaatttgactctggttaatctttgctctctaagtacaacactcacttaacatataagaataaaaaaaaaaaacagaaggacagtgagaaatatatataaaaaaatactattaagtatacagtataacaatacaatagaatttagaactttacaaaaatattgggaaggaatagtgcagtATCAGTATGgtctgagatttaagatttgAAATATTAACAAACATGCTTTATTAATTTATGGTCATGTGTGACCCCTTTTTGGCATTTGGAATGAAAGAGAGGGTTTGATTAATAACTGTCCCTGAGTGAACCTACAAGCACTGACATTTTATTTGACAGCCTCCATATGCATAGAAAGGACACTGGAAAGACATTTTGAATAGGGACCGGGGCCAATGCAGCAAAGTGGATTGAAGGGTGTCCTAGAAAATGACTGAAATCCTCACAGGAATATACAGTTTAATGAACCTGCCAGCAAGAGGGCCAGTTGCAAGACTTATTATTCAGCCCTAACATGAAAATGATTATCTCGacatgtggaaaaaaaagtcagttcaAAAAGGATTCGATTGAAAACCAGAACAATGAGTGTAAAAAAAACCAATCTATTATTgtatatttctctttttttgagcTAATGTGTTACATGTATGTCCAAAAAACATGGATACATCATTTTTAAAGATTCCTCAGAGGATAGAAAGATGGCCGTCATCACCTTTCTCTCCACGTCTGACTCTGGTTCtcaggtctctctctctctctctctctctctctctctctctctctctctctctctctctctctctctctctctctctctctctctctctctctctctctctctctctccccccaggCTGGCGTCCTCTGGGTGGGGACTTGCTGTAACAGGAGTAGCCTGGCTTTAACTGACAGTCTGCTGTTCTGCCAGGGGAAAGTGAAATCTTTAGACTGCATTGGAAGGCAGCCAAGGAGCATAATCAATAACTTTCTATTTATTAACAGTTTTTGGATGAGCTCACTGCAGTGGTAGGACGTTGCCAAAGTTAatgcagcagcagtcaatgtctTCAGcctctccttttttctctcttaaaTGTGGCGCAGAGTCTTTGGAGAGAGGCTGaaactgtatactgtatgtgtgtattcttAGAAACAATGGCGCTGTTGAGGACACCTTTAGAACATAATGTTGTTTACTAACTGCAATTCCTAATGTTAAATGCagcattttctgtattttgattTAGTGTTTAGCTAGAGGGAAGTGATTTGAGGATACAGTATTTTTAcacctattttttattttacacacaagcAGCAGAACAAGTGTTACTTTATCACAGGAAGCTGTTAAATGAACCTTAAACGACTTTGCTCTTCTGCAGGTCCCACTGCTCTTCTGGCACATGGCATCGGGTACGGCAGCACAGTCACTACACATCCTGCCATGAAGGAGAAGATGATGGTtggaggtaaaaaaaacacttcatgcAAACAAACGTGTggaaaatgtgttaaatgtacAGCTAGTGACTAACATTTGCAGCTCTAACTCAGAACAGGAGGCCCTTGTAATTATTTGTAAAAGGCAGTAGATGGTGCTGTTGTAGCTCTTTCATGCCACTGGAATATCATGTCACTATGCAGTAGAGTAGAACACACCACCCAGGTGAAAGCAGATGCAGGAATTTGGCAGAACATACTAGAACTGGGTCAGTTAAAATGGTGGTACCTAAGTGCATATATTACAGTGTGATGTATGGTGTGGCTTTCAATCTGTAGCTTAAAGTTTTCATATTGTGATCATCCTTATGGTATGGCTCTGTCTTTTTTTAGACCACTATAAATATTCAGAGGCTCGAGTACAGAAGGATGGACATTACATCACCAGCCGTGGGCCAGGAACCAGTTTCGAGTTTGCCCTGACGATTGTAGAGGAACTTATGGGGGCTGAGGTTGCAGCTCAAGTCAAGGCTCCTCTCATTATGAAAGACTGACTGTAGCCGTGTTCACTTACATCCTGCAAGCAGCACCTCCCTCTATACAAGACTTGCACTACTGAGACAGCTAATCCAATGTAGCTGGCACAAAGAGTCACAGTCAAGTGACAAATCATTCTCCCCAGGGGGATATAccataaagatgtttctgttCTGACAGGTTATTGTCTTTCTCGGTTGACAATGAACGGCACccatttgttttttaacaaagaaataaaatatggATTCACAGGCTttccaaatgaaatgaaattgatTTTGTCACATTGTAGTTTTACCACAAGTTGCTCATTATTTTTGACAGCTTTTATTGTTTCAATTgacattaaatattaatttgaTAAAACGGTGTATGTCTTACTCCAGGTATTGTTATAAACCGGAGGTTACTGTGAGTTGTTTTCACATAAATATAGGCTGTATCATGTAATGTTTTGTGAGCGGTACTTGCCGGCGTATTCCACCAGGTGCAGATGCGCCGCGGTTTTGTTCCTTTCTAGCCGCTTCTGGGACGCTCTGTGTCGCGAAATTCAGTGCTAGAACCATGGATGTACTAAGAGAACGAACGCGGGAAGCAGAATCCGAATAGATTGACATGTGGTCTGGCCAATGAGAAGCTTCGCCCCGGCTGCAGTTGTATTCTAATTGACGAACGGCAGCTCGCCCGCAGCCAGCAGGGCGGGGCTCTGGTGCAGCGCGTGGTagttgtgtcaaagcaacaaaatCCAGAGGGTCTTCACAGTGAAAAGAGAAGAATTTCGGCGAAGGTAAGAGCATTTGTGCTTTCTCCAATGACTGAGTGTTGTGCGGGTTATCTTCACTCTACCAACGGTGATGTTATTCCGAAATGGCGTTAATAGCGTTCGTGTCTTATTATTTATGTTGGCAGAACAGTTTACGCGACGCTAATCACGGTAACTAGCTACTGATGGTGTCGAAATGAACATAACGTTGTAAAGGGAATAACACGACAGCAACACATATAAGTTACATGATTAGGAATTGTTTTTGTTAGCTGTGATTATCTTGCTGATTGTGCTGAATTGTGAGCCTGAGCCTCAACTTCGCTGCAATCCATGGCGTAATGGATTGGCATCAGCGTCTCAAATCAAATATACTAATGTTAGCCTGAGGTAACGTTTACATAATCACAATTAAAAGACGCGTTTAGGACACTAGTAAAATCACTTGGAACACCGTATATTTAACGTTGAGAGATCGTTCCGCATATGTGACCCGATGTGGAGACGTCCGTTCCAGAAGCTCTCTatcagcagctgcagtcagGCTGTGCTGCGTACACTGACTGTAGCTAACAAAGTGCGGCAGAGGCCAGGTTATTTACTCCATCTATCAATCAGAGACATCACTGTGACAACGAGAAAAAGCGCTGTCAAACACGTGCAACTAACTAAATACGAAAACTAGAAAGATCTTTTGTGCATGCAATGTAAATAAAAACCCGACCACGGGAAATGTCATAATGCTGAAGTTAAGGTCACGTTGCTATAGCTGTCATTATTTGAATGACTTATCCTCATAAGACATGGACAGCCGTGTTTCTCGTTAATCTAAGCAGAGCATAGCAATTGGCTTCACCGTTGAGAGATCTTCATTGACACTAGACCCGTCAAGATTGTGCTCTCTTTTGCGTTTGAGCCCTTATAACAGGAAATACCAGAGGTGTTACCATCACCTCTTTCTCTTTACAGAGACAGGAAACACAAGAAAGTTCTTTTCTGGTAGACTGCATTTTCAGTTGCTGGGAAACCGTCTCTTAGTCATGCAGGCAGAACCACAGCAAGTCAGGGGTCTTCTAAAATAAGAGGGCAACTCAAAATCCCATTTCCACCTGGTATGAAATCTAATCTGAGTGAtctgatcacaagtggacagctctaagagGTGGGATGCATCCAGGACGCATTGAGATCCGATCACTCTGACCACATTCGTAAATGGTTTGTCGTGCTGTGTGTCGgcgttgttcagcagttgttgggtatgtgagtggaaatacatctaacatgctaacgcatatCTGACGCCATCACCAGTCACTGgaacaagacaaaaaaactgtcaaacttCTCCCTACAGTGCTTCACCAGCCTTTAGATACAAATaattaaagttaaattaaagggagaagagcttggatgttaaacaagagtttattcattattttacctactgttaaaaaaaaagcaaatacaggctactctttttgcacttgctctgtttactataagtttttatttttgtattcctcctgaaagtgaatttattttgttgttggattgatagcctacatctggcttcaggttgcactaaaaattaattttacttaaacaattttaataaatagagatttgaaccttattgaaatttgttttgtgtaaattgttaataattgagcaatgggaaaataattgctaattgaaaaattaatcattagattaatcgaaaaatgtatcgttagattaatcgactaatcggaaaaaataatcgctagattaatcgtttaaaaaataattgtttgggACAGCCCTAGGTGGAACGGTTTCATTTAATTCAAATTTTTCACAATGAAAGtcccctgttatttttttttaaagcagcaaaATCAGGAAATGGGTACTCGTCAGCAGTTACCTAACACGACTTCTATAAGCAAACATGAAATAGAATAGTACACTTACATGTAGTACACTGTATGTACACACTTGTTTAGTGCGTAAATTTCAACAGAGTAATGTTGTCTCAAATCGCTCATGGCCGTTATGCACTGATCGGAAATGGCAATTCCAAGCGGTGCGCGATGCCGAGGGTAGCGCTTCCTCTGTCTCCACcgctctccccataggaaaacaatggcACAGCCAGCGCAGAGCAGTTTTGCCGCAAACGTATGTGTATACGGCTTTACGTGTACGGGGGACGGCAGAGAGACCTCCACTctgcagtagggctgcacaattaattgcaattgtatcgaaattgtaatatggactagtgcaatatccaaatcgcagggtggtgcaatatttgttaaaggcaaaatacaatatgtgtcaaaccattctgaattaagtattgtggcgCTGCAGAGATGTCCTGGGCCTACAattcgtatcctacagactaatgaaaaaaatctgtttgctacagatccttgcaaaaatcacactataatcatttttaattttaatgtttaaatgaaaatgagaataatgatacacaaatgatcattcccttcaatatcgtgaatcatcgCAATCGTAATATGTGTCAAAATAAGCGCAATTagacattttcctcatatcgtgcagccctactctgcAGTTCAATTCAGTTAACAGGGATAGCATTGCCGATAAAGCGGTTGCAACTgtggttacttttcaaaacccCACGCAGACAACGCTGCAGTTGCAGGCTCGCTGCAATATGATAGCCTATAATGACGAGCTGGAAGCGCTCCGGAATCGCTCCGgtaacaaagacagaaagacaacaaattaaaactaaaatgtcactagggctggacccgaatattcgaatattcgttcggtgggttggtattcgatttgaaaatttgacatttgaatattcttttttttttttgcacaacctggcatccccctccaaacggttctcattcgcgcttgaatatgttcgaaatataatactctcgtttacatttttaaaaatgtaatcagagagagagaggtctcgctttataagataaatagcctgcctataagtggcatcatgctctgtctgcacttgttgtctgtagctggttgtgctttgcatgtgtgggattctgataCGTCCTTAAATTCAGAAattgtcatttgtttattcaaagtcaaagacagtccaaagtagtgcaactttgcccatttttgtgggtctgaggtgtatgccacattttagctgccaaagctccgctgctctctgtctctggtcctcagggtgagagggggagtggacagcggcaaaagccaatgtgtgcttcttttagcgatttatatatttaacgatatcttttgcatttataatccaaacaacgtcaaacttggcacccgtagcaagacacatgtcaagtttgaaatccatcggactaacggtttgAGAGATATTCGCATAAaacccagacagacagaaagacgttcctgcaatttatagagagataATAATATGTCCTCTCGCCGAAGCTTCGAATATTCGATGCTCATTACTACTGAAGcttcgaagctcaaaaaatggtattcggacCAGCCCTAAATGTCACAAAGTTCATGGGAGCTACTGGCTGCCGCATTTGCAAAAAACGACAAGTGTAAAAATACCTTAACGTTAGGTTGTTCACACACGTGCttctaaaaacattttacagtttGCACACATCTATTTTTAGTCGCAAATGCGAGTGAAACGCTCACACTGCCGAGCCCTATGACTACCGACGTACTATGGGTAAACTAAAATGATATACGTatttatttgcatatagagcAGGGAAGTAAGATCCGGTCACAAGTGGTCACTCAAGATACATTTGGAGACACCCTCTGCTGCCATGTGGGAACGCatgtacttagagctgtccacttgtgatcggagCACTTAGATCAGATTTTTGTACCAGGTGGAAATGCGGCCCAAGtggctttttttaattgtaCAACCAAGTGAGCCAAACAAGACTGCGAGGCCCTGTCCCATTACAGACAGTGCATCAAGAGAGCATTGTTTACTGTTGAAATCACATCAAAATCCAAATCTTCAAAATCATGAATGTGTGCATGCGTATGACTGTTACCTCTGGGTACTCTGCACATTTCCGATGGGGCAATACCTGTCATGTTGAGGCAACATCACTACATTGTGTGCCTGAGTtgatatgtttttatttctgtttttcgaAATGAAGTACTAACCGTTACCACTCCCTGGAAGACAAACATTAATAGTGTCTTGATGACATGTTTATAGCACACCCTCATTAATGCTATGTTTTTCAGTTGGATATTTCTGGAACGCTAGCATTTTACGCTGTTGCACATAACATGTTAGAATTATTCAGCTTGAGCAGCTGTACAGTAAAGAGCTTGAGGCTTGACTCCCTATTTCTGGATGGGGCAGAGGAGGGAATGGTGGGGGGAGGTGAAGGCTGAAGTCACTGTGACTGAGTCATTGGTTTAGCTAATGATGCAATTAGAGAGCTGCACTTTGCATCTCCTGATTAGATCCGCCACTTGAACTGGCCTGCAGACAACAAAGAATTTGTTTGCCTGAGTCACTTTGGCAAATGCATTTCGAAAGGTAAGACAATTTTCAAACAATTAGGATTTTTTTGTGTCAACATTTCATCAGCAACGAGTGGATAGATTTGTCGATCTTTGGCACTTCACCTAATATGGAATCtgatttattaataattataGCTCTTGGTTATAGTAGAATTTGGAACCACTATTAGGTCAGTGATTACTATACTTAACCTATAATAAAATAGACATTTAATGCCAAATTGGGCTTGAAAGTTTGCATGATTAACTCTTTCAACATATTCACaaaaaaagtgactttgtgaATGATGCTGTTGAATGTTGATATTGCTGCCTAAGGTATTTAAGGAGACGGGGAGGAAACTTTATTTGTCTTCAGCAACAATTTTACCccaattaattactctgggggACTTGTTTGCCAGAGACATTGTTTAGCAAAAAGTACACACTTAATTTGTGTTAGTTTATTTTTAGAAGAGCATATGACTAGGTGATTTCATAGATACTTTAGACTTTTATCgagaacatttttaaatgcaaagGTTAATGAGAAATGCTGAACTCGGCTGTCCAAAGTTACACTTCTTCACATAATTCTGTTATTAGGTTATCTGCACTTGCTCTTGCAATTAGTGTTTCCATAAACAGAATATGTCTGCAGGGCTTTATGTGGGGACAAGTAGGCCTCTATACAAGCTTTAAATCTTCATAAATCTACaagtatgtttttatgtattgGTAATGGCCATAAATGGATCGGTATTAGCACCGACTTCATTAAAGTAATCATGCAGAAGTCAACGATGCACATGACACTTTCTGCATTTTATTCCGTTTGTCCGTAGGTCAGGTACAATTAGCAGAAGTAAGAAGGTCTGATCTGACATATAAAAGAGGACCCTAAACCAAAACAGGAAGATTATTACCTTAATCAGCTTGTTTGTTGTCTGGAATAACCGTCAAAGTGCTTGTCTGCTGTATGTTATCAAAGGTAAGCAAATACACACACGAGTGCAGATGCTGTGCAGTCCCATGGTGATCTGCTAGTTGTGCAGCATCAACTGTTTGCTGAAGTCCTGGAATAATTGTAATCAATCATACACTGTGTTGTCAAGAAAAAACGATCCAcgcatatgttttttttttttttttttttttttttaaaagctgaagCCAATATTTGCTGCTTTCCTATCCTGCCGACGTACTGTATTTCTGCAGTTGGGTGGGACTTAGTACTGTTTAACATTAAGTTAATTTGAGGATTTTTGCAGTGCATCTAGGTTAAATTTCTATGGCATAACCACTATGAACTTCAGATTTGATATGTGAGATTAGCCCAAGGCTTTTCCCTTCCATGTCTTTAGATTAGCTGTGTATTAatattaaagctgcagtgggaagaaagcaaaaaaaccCCCGCCAGatttgaagtagagtgagatgttttcctgcagctctccctctaCCCTCTCTGTCGCATGGGCAATGCATGctcagaacagccaataggaactctctctctctctctctctctctctctctctctctctctctctctctctctctctctctctctctctctctctctctctctctctctctctctctctctctgtgtgtgtgaaatgacctgtgattgaccAAAGTCTCCTGTGATGGACATATTTTCTGAAGCCTGAatacagagccaagaggaggtgcaAAAGTCTAGTTTTCTTTTAGATCACTTacattacaatatgctgaaagattattatggaattcttgcccaacaacaccaaaaataAAGTGCCTGCCTACCACAGCTTTCCAAAATTATAGCAATATCACCTTCTTCTGTTGTCAGTCTGAAACATCAGTCAATACTGTACTGATTTACACTCAGGAGCTGATCCAGGATTGTGTGGCTTTTTGTGTTTTACAATAAGTCACAGACTAATTCCTCTGAGCCTGTAATTTTGTGTACAAATGCCTGTCACTTGCTGTGTTCTCTCTGGAAATTCCAGGGAGACCGTGCAGAGACCGTAGTACTAAAAGCCTAATGGCCTTCTCCTCAGCATCAGCAATACCCAGTGGACCTGAGAATCAACTCAATATCAGGCTGAAAGTGTATGCAACTGCATGTATGCTGTTGTGTTAAGTGTTGTATGTAGATTGATAATAATTTGCAAGCTTATTCTGTTTTGTCTATTACTGGTTGTCTTCATATTTGTAGAGGTACAACAATAAGGTCATGTAAATATAAAAGCCAACAATTTGGCATTAATTGCTTAAAAATTGTGTTATAAAATGTCATGTATTCTACAACAATAACCATGACAAGTACTAGCCGACTTTCAATGAATAAAGTCAACATCTAACGTGTGTGATTCACATGagtgtgtgatttgtttctgctACTGGTAGGAGGTAGCAGTGTGAGGGTCAGCATCTTGCACGAAAGCTTTCTGCTgtacagactgatctcatgaaatggcgtatgtatgacacgctaattcgtatgccattattggtgtgttataaagacgcatactcgctttttagcgtgccgtttggcctccattgacttacattaccttgcgtttgcgtgtgaatttacgccgtagggagtagtatgaaagggcgaaaacaCAGGAGAGCGGCGATCCcttcccgcgtgtggcgtttcctcGCTTTCTTGTTTGTGTAAAGCCAAccccattgtttttttcttaaacccaaccccgttcttcttttcctaaactcaaccgtcgctttattcttttcctaaacccaaccggttcttcttttcctaaactcaaccgtagctttcttctcgcgataacacgttgTTCTCACGATAACACGGCAAGACGGCGATAACAtgccacgtggcgtgtatgtttacg
It includes:
- the park7 gene encoding Parkinson disease protein 7 homolog, which translates into the protein MAGKRALVILSKGAEEMETVIPVDIMRRAGIAVTVAGLTGKEPVQCSRNVVICPDASLEEASTQGPYDVVLLPGGMPGAQNLAESPAVKEVLKDQDGRKGLIAAICAGPTALLAHGIGYGSTVTTHPAMKEKMMVGDHYKYSEARVQKDGHYITSRGPGTSFEFALTIVEELMGAEVAAQVKAPLIMKD